One genomic window of Quercus lobata isolate SW786 chromosome 9, ValleyOak3.0 Primary Assembly, whole genome shotgun sequence includes the following:
- the LOC115959463 gene encoding hyoscyamine 6-dioxygenase-like: MEHLVSSWYNDRSLPESYILPPEKRPGKLTVPLANNIPVIDLEGHDQTDIIQQIFEASQEFGFFQVINHGVPSNLMDEAMSVFKEFHALSGKDKAIETSKDPNKSCFIYTSSANYATEKFHLWRDALIHRCNPLEKYIQFWPEKPPRYREVVGPYTAEVRKLGFRILEFISQGLGISLGGLVGNQTLLVNHYPPCPDPSLTLGLGKHMDPVFINILLQSDVYGLQVFKDEEWIVVEPIPNAFVVNIGFPLQIISNGKLKGAEHRVVTNSNVARTTASYFLSPSNETLIEPANTLVDASHPALYKSLPYKDFLIKYVAASTDSKALEEALSTTV; this comes from the exons ATGGAGCACCTTGTTTCAAGCTGGTACAATGATCGATCCTTGCCAGAATCATATATACTCCCACCGGAAAAAAGACCAGGGAAGCTCACTGTTCCTCTAGCCAACAATATTCCAGTGATTGATCTTGAGGGTCATGATCAAACAGATataattcaacaaatttttgaagCTAGCCAAGAGTTTGGATTCTTTCAG GTGATCAACCATGGAGTCCCTAGCAACTTAATGGATGAGGCCATGAGTGTTTTTAAGGAGTTTCATGCATTATCTGGTAAGGACAAGGCAATCGAAACTTCAAAGGACCCCAATAAGAGCTGCTTCATCTACACAAGCAGTGCAAATTATGCAACTGAAAAGTTTCACCTCTGGAGGGATGCATTGATACACCGTTGTAATCCCCTAGAGAAATACATCCAATTTTGGCCTGAAAAACCACCTAGATATCG AGAAGTTGTTGGGCCATATACAGCTGAAGTAAGGAAGTTGGGGTTCAGAATTTTGGAGTTCATTTCCCAAGGCCTGGGAATCAGCCTTGGTGGACTTGTTGGAAATCAAACACTATTGGTCAATCACTATCCGCCATGCCCAGACCCAAGCTTAACCTTGGGCTTGGGCAAACATATGGACCCTGTTTTCATTAATATTCTTCTTCAAAGTGATGTATACGGGCTTCAAGTCTTTAAGGATGAGGAATGGATTGTTGTTGAACCCATTCCTAATGCTTTTGTGGTTAACATAGGTTTTCCATTGCAG ATTATCAGCAATGGGAAGCTGAAAGGTGCTGAACATCGAGTGGTGACAAATTCAAATGTAGCTCGTACAACTGCTTCCTACTTTCTTAGTCCATCAAATGAAACACTTATAGAACCAGCAAATACTTTGGTTGATGCAAGCCACCCAGCGCTTTATAAGTCCTTGCCATACAAAGACTTTCTTATCAAATATGTAGCTGCTTCCACTGACAGTAAAGCATTAGAGG